A section of the Streptomyces xinghaiensis S187 genome encodes:
- a CDS encoding gas vesicle protein K → MALTVDEKSLKHGVLTLVVTLVEVIQEALERQALRRMEGGDLTPEETERLGEALLELDEAMKEIKDEHGITVSVADLHRGLDEVVDDVVDKLVNPARWAEEAGPGGGSGTGTGTGTGTGTGTGGAR, encoded by the coding sequence GTGGCCCTCACCGTTGACGAGAAAAGCCTCAAGCACGGTGTGCTGACCCTGGTCGTCACCCTGGTCGAGGTGATCCAGGAGGCGCTGGAGCGGCAGGCCCTGCGGCGGATGGAGGGCGGCGACCTCACCCCCGAGGAGACCGAGCGGCTCGGCGAGGCGCTGCTCGAACTGGACGAGGCCATGAAGGAGATCAAGGACGAGCACGGGATCACCGTCTCCGTCGCCGATCTGCACCGCGGCCTCGACGAGGTCGTGGACGACGTGGTGGACAAGCTGGTCAACCCGGCGCGCTGGGCCGAGGAGGCCGGACCGGGGGGCGGGAGCGGGACCGGAACCGGAACCGGGACCGGAACCGGGACCGGGACGGGAGGGGCGCGATGA
- a CDS encoding gas vesicle protein, with protein sequence MPDRAPAAPAVPAVPSLQPTRDPRVTLDDLLEVVLNKGAVLHLDLIIAVADIPLIGVNVRAAIAGMETMLEYGMLRQWDEATRAWAERSGSRGLELRDGERLITRMFGGHRLTGEVYSGWRPGSVHLTDRRLVVLRREPREVLWEAELAELESAALETERAVGGEDRTRLRLRLRDGGEALLSAAEPERLHRELLEQTPGAKALAAADGGGGGTAGPAGKDGHEGHLWYHEPRRGGAMWRGGRGRLDAGGLSWKSPVDARPALVLAPGDLLGVRLEERDNPAGSPYTLVLDTPGGEVVLAADALPDWTGPLHRMAAGGTGQEDGESPERRRDDGGPHR encoded by the coding sequence ATGCCTGACCGCGCTCCCGCCGCTCCCGCCGTACCGGCCGTCCCCTCGCTCCAGCCGACCCGCGACCCCCGGGTGACCCTGGACGATCTGCTGGAAGTCGTGCTCAACAAGGGAGCCGTCCTCCATCTGGACCTGATCATCGCCGTCGCCGACATCCCGCTGATCGGCGTCAACGTCCGGGCCGCGATCGCCGGTATGGAGACGATGCTGGAGTACGGGATGCTCCGGCAGTGGGACGAGGCCACCCGCGCCTGGGCGGAGCGCTCCGGCAGCCGGGGCCTCGAACTGCGGGACGGGGAGCGGCTGATCACCCGGATGTTCGGCGGTCACCGGCTGACGGGCGAGGTCTACTCGGGATGGCGGCCGGGCAGCGTCCATCTGACGGACCGTCGCCTGGTCGTGCTCCGCCGTGAGCCGCGCGAGGTCCTCTGGGAGGCCGAGCTGGCCGAACTGGAGTCCGCCGCCCTGGAGACCGAGCGGGCCGTCGGCGGCGAGGACCGCACCCGGCTGCGCCTCCGGCTGCGCGACGGCGGGGAGGCGCTGCTCTCGGCCGCCGAGCCGGAGCGCCTGCACCGGGAGTTGCTGGAGCAGACGCCCGGCGCCAAGGCCCTGGCCGCGGCCGACGGGGGCGGTGGCGGGACGGCCGGTCCGGCGGGGAAGGACGGGCACGAGGGCCATTTGTGGTACCACGAGCCCCGCCGCGGCGGCGCGATGTGGCGCGGCGGCCGCGGCCGTCTCGACGCGGGCGGGCTCTCCTGGAAGTCGCCCGTCGACGCCCGCCCCGCGCTGGTGCTGGCCCCCGGCGATCTGCTCGGCGTCCGGCTGGAGGAGCGGGACAACCCGGCCGGCAGCCCGTACACGCTGGTGCTGGACACCCCCGGCGGCGAGGTGGTCCTGGCGGCCGACGCACTCCCCGACTGGACCGGCCCCCTCCACCGCATGGCGGCGGGCGGCACGGGTCAGGAGGACGGGGAGTCCCCGGAGCGAAGGAGGGATGACGGTGGCCCTCACCGTTGA
- a CDS encoding gas vesicle protein: protein MREPDPIRDVRGPSGAPAPAPRAPATAVGTGRYGGGARALEPQRGGEGSLAHVVETLLDKGLVLNADIMVSVAGVELLGIRLRAALASFETAARYGLEFPSGTDVETAAWREVKEDKESCPECHKRVPTRELLDEWCPWCGWRSAKALSRASAAEAAVDGDGSGGGEAAEAGAPAAVESGRTPDGRRSERQSRRQPERQGGPRSERQPERRDERQPDDA from the coding sequence ATGAGAGAACCCGATCCGATACGTGACGTCCGGGGCCCGTCGGGGGCCCCGGCGCCGGCCCCGCGCGCGCCGGCGACCGCGGTCGGCACCGGGCGGTACGGCGGCGGTGCCCGCGCGCTGGAACCGCAGCGCGGCGGCGAGGGCAGCCTCGCCCATGTCGTCGAGACCCTGCTGGACAAGGGGCTCGTCCTCAACGCGGACATCATGGTGTCGGTCGCCGGTGTCGAACTGCTGGGCATCAGGCTGCGCGCCGCCCTGGCGTCCTTCGAGACCGCCGCCCGCTACGGGCTGGAGTTCCCCTCCGGCACTGACGTGGAGACCGCCGCCTGGCGCGAGGTCAAGGAGGACAAGGAGAGCTGCCCGGAATGCCACAAGAGGGTTCCCACCCGGGAACTCCTCGACGAGTGGTGCCCGTGGTGCGGCTGGCGCAGCGCCAAGGCGCTGTCCCGGGCGTCCGCCGCGGAGGCCGCGGTGGACGGCGACGGCTCCGGCGGCGGTGAGGCCGCGGAGGCCGGGGCGCCCGCCGCGGTGGAGAGCGGGCGGACGCCGGACGGCCGGCGAAGCGAACGGCAGAGCAGGCGGCAGCCCGAACGGCAGGGCGGGCCGCGGTCCGAGCGGCAGCCCGAACGGCGGGACGAGCGGCAGCCGGACGATGCCTGA
- a CDS encoding helix-turn-helix domain-containing protein produces the protein MGDDYLVRIGRLIRDARQHRGWTQSHLAEALGTSQSAVNRIERGNQNISLEMIARIGEALDSEIVSLGYAGPMHLRVVGGRRLSGGIDVRTSKNACVALLCATLLNSGRTILRRVARIEEVYRILEVLGSVGVRTRWINDGADLEIVPPDRLELDSMDMEAARRTRSVIMFLGPLLHREDRFRIPYAGGCDLGTRTVQPHMTALRRFGLEITATDGIYHAEVDRSIRPDRPIVLTERGDTVTENALLAAARHDGVTVIRNASSNYMVQDLCFFLEQLGVTVEGVGTTTLTVHGVPHIDRDVDYSPSEDPVEAMSLLAAALVTESELTIRRVPVEFLEIELAVLEEMGLDHERSPEYPADNGRTRLIDLTVRPSKLKAPIDKIHPMPFPGLNIDNVPFFAAIAATAQGSTLIHDWVYDNRAIYLTDLNRLGADVKLLDPHRVLVEGPTRWRAAEMMCPPALRPAVVILLAMMAAEGTSVLRNVYVINRGYEELAERLNSVGAQIEIFRDI, from the coding sequence ATGGGAGACGACTACCTCGTACGCATCGGACGCCTCATCAGGGACGCCCGGCAGCACCGCGGCTGGACACAGTCGCATCTCGCGGAAGCCCTGGGCACCAGCCAGAGCGCCGTCAACCGCATCGAACGCGGCAACCAGAACATCAGCCTTGAGATGATCGCCCGCATCGGCGAGGCCCTGGACAGCGAGATCGTCTCGCTCGGCTACGCCGGGCCGATGCATCTGCGCGTGGTCGGCGGCCGCCGCCTCTCGGGCGGCATCGACGTCAGGACGAGCAAGAACGCCTGCGTCGCCCTCCTCTGCGCCACCCTCCTCAACTCGGGCCGCACCATCCTGCGCCGGGTGGCCCGGATCGAAGAGGTCTACCGGATCCTGGAGGTGCTGGGCAGCGTCGGCGTCCGCACCCGCTGGATCAACGACGGCGCCGACCTGGAGATCGTCCCGCCGGACCGGCTGGAGCTGGACTCCATGGACATGGAGGCGGCGCGGCGCACCCGCAGCGTCATCATGTTCCTCGGCCCGCTGCTCCACCGCGAGGACCGGTTCCGCATCCCGTACGCCGGCGGCTGCGACCTGGGAACCCGCACCGTGCAGCCGCACATGACGGCGCTGCGCCGCTTCGGCCTGGAGATCACGGCGACCGACGGCATCTACCACGCCGAGGTCGACCGCAGCATCCGCCCCGACCGCCCGATCGTGCTGACCGAGCGCGGGGACACCGTCACGGAGAACGCCCTGCTGGCCGCCGCCCGGCACGACGGCGTCACCGTCATCCGCAACGCCAGCTCCAACTACATGGTCCAGGACCTGTGCTTCTTCCTGGAGCAGCTGGGCGTGACGGTCGAGGGCGTCGGCACCACCACCCTCACCGTGCACGGCGTCCCGCACATCGACCGGGACGTGGACTACTCGCCCTCCGAGGACCCGGTGGAGGCGATGAGCCTGCTCGCCGCCGCCCTCGTCACCGAGTCCGAACTGACCATCCGGCGGGTGCCGGTGGAGTTCCTGGAGATCGAGCTGGCGGTCCTGGAGGAGATGGGCCTGGACCACGAGCGCAGCCCCGAGTACCCGGCCGACAACGGCCGCACCCGGCTGATCGACCTCACCGTGCGCCCGTCGAAGCTGAAGGCCCCGATCGACAAGATCCACCCGATGCCGTTCCCCGGCCTCAACATCGACAACGTTCCGTTCTTCGCGGCCATCGCCGCCACCGCGCAGGGCTCGACGCTGATCCACGACTGGGTCTACGACAACCGCGCGATCTACCTCACCGACCTCAACCGGCTCGGCGCCGACGTCAAACTCCTCGACCCGCACCGGGTGCTCGTCGAGGGCCCGACGCGCTGGCGGGCCGCGGAGATGATGTGCCCGCCGGCCCTGCGCCCGGCGGTGGTGATCCTGCTGGCGATGATGGCGGCCGAGGGCACCTCGGTCCTGCGCAACGTCTACGTCATCAACCGCGGCTACGAGGAACTGGCGGAACGCCTGAACTCGGTGGGCGCCCAGATCGAGATCTTCCGCGACATCTGA
- a CDS encoding cation transporter — protein sequence MAAATVVLVRLLAEIKGGEPDEAKERKALKFIALTFFALAAYVTVEGIRDLVADEKPDTSPVGIALTGLSIVVMPWLARVKRRAGLEMRSRLVVADAAETRLCAWLSVSTFTGLLAFAAFGWTWIDPVAGFVIAAFAVMEGREAWEGELVCDDD from the coding sequence GTGGCCGCGGCCACCGTGGTCCTGGTGCGGCTGCTGGCGGAGATCAAGGGCGGCGAACCGGACGAGGCCAAGGAACGCAAGGCCCTGAAGTTCATCGCCCTCACCTTCTTCGCCCTCGCCGCGTACGTCACCGTCGAGGGCATCCGCGATCTGGTGGCCGACGAGAAGCCCGACACCTCTCCGGTGGGCATCGCCCTCACCGGCCTGTCGATCGTCGTCATGCCGTGGCTCGCCCGGGTCAAGCGCAGAGCCGGGCTGGAGATGCGCTCCCGCCTGGTCGTCGCGGACGCCGCCGAGACCAGACTGTGCGCCTGGCTCAGCGTCTCCACCTTCACCGGACTGCTCGCCTTCGCCGCCTTCGGCTGGACCTGGATCGACCCGGTCGCCGGATTCGTCATCGCCGCCTTCGCCGTCATGGAGGGCAGGGAAGCCTGGGAGGGCGAACTCGTCTGCGACGACGACTGA
- a CDS encoding RNA-guided endonuclease InsQ/TnpB family protein, which translates to MTTPTAAQGAGHARYTFRLRVSSGVLAQLEDEWARCRWVWNECVAMARKVHKHNKATGENATCGPAQLDKMLTDARQSMTWLREGASVPQQQIIRDFAKSRAKALKDIKAKLPMRQRAGMPRIKRKREAAPSLNYTTRGFRIRDGRLHLAGGIVLTVVWSRELPKPPSSVRVYRDSLGHWYAGFVVATVTEPLPETGAVIGIDWGVKETATTTSDAHDLPHAQHGKTAAQKLAHYQRMMARRRTPKNRPDTKGYKKARRAAAKVSKKITRQRTDTGRKWAKSVVRDFDVLAVEDFRPKFLAKSTMARKAADAAIGATKTALVEMARKHGRAVHLVNPAHTTMDCAHCGARAKHRIPLSEYTCTACGTVSPRDKNSARVMLVRAGLNPASADLVSPARR; encoded by the coding sequence ATGACGACACCGACAGCCGCGCAGGGGGCCGGTCATGCCCGGTACACCTTCCGGCTCCGTGTGTCGTCCGGCGTGCTCGCCCAGCTCGAAGACGAGTGGGCGCGCTGCCGCTGGGTGTGGAACGAGTGCGTGGCGATGGCGCGCAAGGTCCACAAGCACAACAAAGCGACTGGCGAGAACGCGACGTGTGGTCCGGCGCAGCTCGACAAGATGCTGACCGATGCCCGCCAGTCGATGACCTGGCTGCGCGAAGGTGCCTCGGTTCCGCAGCAGCAGATCATCCGGGACTTCGCCAAGTCCCGCGCCAAGGCCCTCAAGGACATCAAGGCGAAGCTGCCGATGCGGCAGCGGGCAGGGATGCCCCGCATCAAGCGGAAGCGCGAGGCCGCGCCGTCGCTGAACTACACGACCCGTGGTTTCCGGATCCGGGACGGGCGGCTGCACCTGGCCGGCGGGATCGTGCTGACGGTGGTGTGGTCGCGAGAGCTGCCCAAGCCGCCGTCCTCGGTGCGCGTGTACCGGGACAGTCTCGGACACTGGTACGCCGGCTTCGTCGTGGCCACGGTGACCGAGCCGCTGCCGGAGACCGGCGCGGTCATCGGCATCGACTGGGGCGTGAAGGAGACCGCGACCACGACCTCCGACGCCCACGACCTGCCGCACGCCCAGCACGGCAAGACGGCCGCCCAGAAGCTCGCGCACTATCAGCGGATGATGGCCCGGCGCCGCACTCCGAAGAACCGGCCTGACACCAAGGGCTACAAGAAGGCGCGCCGGGCGGCGGCGAAGGTGTCGAAGAAGATCACACGGCAGCGGACCGACACCGGCCGCAAGTGGGCCAAATCCGTCGTCCGTGACTTCGACGTCCTGGCGGTGGAGGACTTCCGACCGAAGTTCCTCGCCAAGTCCACCATGGCCCGCAAGGCGGCCGACGCCGCCATCGGCGCCACCAAGACCGCACTGGTCGAGATGGCCCGCAAGCACGGCCGCGCCGTGCACCTGGTCAACCCCGCGCACACCACGATGGACTGCGCGCACTGCGGGGCGAGAGCCAAGCACCGCATCCCCCTCTCCGAGTATACGTGCACCGCGTGCGGAACCGTCTCGCCCAGGGACAAGAACTCCGCCCGCGTGATGCTCGTCCGGGCTGGTCTCAACCCGGCTAGTGCTGATCTTGTAAGCCCTGCCCGTCGCTGA